In Serratia marcescens subsp. marcescens ATCC 13880, a single genomic region encodes these proteins:
- the dprA gene encoding DNA-protecting protein DprA: MRPEEIALRMRGVTGLQTVVASRIVQQLSQMGCEPRRVLHELGLNERQQTQFNQLDPGYLSASLRWLELPAHRMLNYGAAGYPERLAQIDDAPLFLLIEGDPQALSHPQLAMVGSRQFSHYGERWAHHFAEELARCGFTITSGLAIGIDGICHRAALAAGGCTIAVLGSGLGNIYPRRHRRLAEQIVEQGGAVISDHLVTDLPLADHFPRRNRIISGLSQGVLVIEASLRSGTLVTARYALEQGREVFALPGPLGNPMSEGTHWLIQQGAHLVTGPKDIAELLGSGLQWLSLNENTTICASQAEVELPFADVLANVGDEVTPVDVVAERAGQPVPVVVIKLLELELAGWIAAVPGGYVRIRRASHVRRTHVLV; encoded by the coding sequence ATGCGGCCGGAAGAGATCGCTTTACGGATGCGAGGGGTAACGGGGCTACAGACCGTCGTGGCCAGCCGGATCGTGCAGCAGCTATCGCAAATGGGTTGCGAGCCTCGCCGCGTGCTGCATGAGCTGGGATTGAACGAACGGCAGCAGACGCAGTTCAACCAGTTGGATCCCGGTTATCTGTCGGCCAGCCTGCGTTGGTTGGAGCTGCCGGCGCACCGTATGCTGAACTATGGGGCGGCCGGTTATCCCGAACGCCTGGCCCAGATCGACGATGCGCCGCTATTTTTGCTGATCGAGGGCGATCCTCAGGCGTTGTCGCACCCGCAGCTCGCCATGGTGGGCAGCCGGCAGTTCAGCCACTACGGCGAGCGTTGGGCTCACCATTTCGCCGAGGAATTGGCGCGTTGCGGCTTCACCATCACCAGCGGTCTGGCTATCGGCATCGACGGCATTTGCCATCGTGCGGCGCTGGCGGCCGGTGGCTGCACGATTGCGGTGTTGGGCAGCGGGCTGGGCAATATCTATCCGCGCCGGCACCGCCGGCTCGCGGAGCAGATAGTCGAGCAGGGCGGTGCGGTGATTTCAGATCATTTAGTCACCGACTTGCCTCTGGCCGACCATTTTCCTCGCCGTAACCGTATTATCAGCGGGCTCAGCCAGGGCGTTCTGGTCATAGAAGCCTCGTTGCGCAGCGGTACCTTGGTGACAGCTCGCTATGCGCTGGAGCAGGGGCGTGAGGTATTCGCCTTGCCGGGGCCATTGGGAAACCCGATGAGTGAGGGTACGCATTGGTTAATCCAGCAGGGTGCGCATCTGGTCACCGGGCCGAAAGATATCGCCGAATTGCTGGGAAGCGGCCTCCAATGGCTGTCACTGAACGAAAATACAACTATTTGTGCGTCGCAGGCTGAAGTTGAATTGCCATTTGCCGATGTGTTGGCTAACGTAGGAGATGAGGTGACACCTGTTGACGTCGTCGCTGAACGTGCCGGCCAACCTGTGCCAGTGGTGGTAATCAAGTTACTCGAACTGGAGTTAGCAGGGTGGATCGCAGCTGTACCCGGCGGCTATGTCCGAATAAGGAGGGCAAGCCATGTTCGACGTACTCATGTACTTGTTTGA
- the rplQ gene encoding 50S ribosomal protein L17, producing MRHRKSGRQLNRNSSHRQAMFRNMAGSLVRHEIIKTTLPKAKELRRVVEPLITLAKTDSVANRRLAFARTRDNEIVAKLFNELGPRFASRAGGYTRILKCGFRAGDNAPMAYIELVDRAESQAEVATAE from the coding sequence ATGCGCCATCGTAAGAGTGGTCGTCAACTGAACCGTAACAGCAGCCATCGCCAGGCTATGTTCCGTAACATGGCCGGCTCTTTGGTTCGTCATGAGATCATCAAGACGACCCTGCCAAAAGCAAAAGAGCTGCGTCGCGTTGTTGAGCCGCTGATTACTCTTGCCAAGACCGACAGCGTAGCTAATCGTCGTCTGGCATTCGCCCGTACTCGTGATAACGAGATCGTGGCAAAACTGTTTAACGAGCTGGGCCCGCGTTTCGCGAGCCGTGCCGGTGGTTACACTCGCATTCTGAAGTGTGGCTTCCGCGCAGGCGACAACGCGCCGATGGCATACATCGAGCTGGTTGATCGTGCTGAGTCTCAAGCAGAAGTAGCAACTGCAGAGTAA
- the rsmB gene encoding 16S rRNA (cytosine(967)-C(5))-methyltransferase RsmB, whose protein sequence is MKNNYNLRSIAAKAIGQVLDQGQSLSTVLPALQTSISDKDRGLLQELCFGTLRVLPQLEWCIQQLMAKPLTGKQRTLHYLLMVGLYQLLYTRIPAHAVLAETVEGAVALKRPQLKGLINGVLRQFQRQQEELLQRASNNDSRYLHPSWLLKRIQQAYPANWEQIVDANNQKPPMWLRVNRLHHTRDAYLQLLSDAGIAAETHSDYADAVRLLAPCAVTDLPGFAEGWVTVQDASAQGCVDLLDPQDGEQILDLCAAPGGKTTHILEAAPKAHVMAVDIDEQRLARVKENLQRLRLHAEVKLGDGRTPQQWCGDKQFDRILLDAPCSATGVIRRHPDIKWLRRDRDIAELAALQAEILEAVWPHLKSGGVMVYATCSILPDENSSQIAAFLQRHADAKLVETGDAQRPGRQNIPHPEDGDGFFYAKLIKM, encoded by the coding sequence ATGAAAAATAATTACAATCTCCGCAGCATCGCTGCCAAAGCCATCGGCCAGGTGCTGGATCAGGGGCAGTCGCTCAGCACTGTCCTGCCGGCGCTGCAAACCTCCATCAGCGACAAAGATCGCGGATTGCTGCAGGAGCTGTGTTTCGGCACGTTGCGCGTGCTGCCGCAGCTCGAATGGTGCATTCAGCAATTGATGGCCAAGCCGCTGACCGGTAAGCAGCGTACGCTACACTACTTGCTGATGGTCGGCCTGTATCAGTTGCTGTATACCCGCATCCCGGCGCACGCCGTGTTGGCGGAAACCGTGGAAGGCGCGGTGGCGCTGAAACGGCCGCAGTTAAAAGGCCTGATTAACGGCGTCTTGCGGCAATTCCAGCGCCAGCAGGAAGAGCTGCTGCAGCGCGCCTCTAACAATGACAGCCGCTATCTGCACCCGAGCTGGTTGCTGAAACGCATTCAACAAGCTTATCCCGCCAACTGGGAACAGATCGTCGACGCCAATAACCAGAAACCGCCGATGTGGCTGCGCGTCAACCGCCTGCATCACACCCGTGACGCTTATCTGCAGCTGCTGAGCGACGCCGGCATCGCCGCGGAAACTCATTCAGACTATGCCGATGCGGTGCGTTTGCTGGCGCCTTGCGCCGTGACCGATCTGCCAGGGTTCGCCGAAGGCTGGGTCACCGTGCAAGATGCCTCAGCCCAGGGGTGTGTCGATCTATTGGATCCGCAAGACGGCGAACAGATCCTCGACCTGTGCGCCGCACCCGGCGGCAAAACCACGCATATTCTGGAAGCGGCGCCGAAAGCGCACGTCATGGCGGTCGATATCGACGAACAGCGCCTGGCGCGAGTCAAAGAGAACCTGCAGCGTCTGCGTTTGCACGCAGAGGTTAAATTGGGCGATGGCCGCACTCCGCAGCAGTGGTGCGGGGACAAACAGTTCGATCGTATCCTGCTGGACGCGCCTTGTTCCGCCACCGGCGTGATCCGCCGTCACCCCGACATCAAATGGCTGCGCCGCGATCGCGACATCGCCGAACTCGCCGCACTGCAGGCAGAAATTCTGGAAGCCGTCTGGCCGCATCTAAAATCAGGCGGCGTGATGGTTTACGCCACCTGCTCTATCCTGCCGGATGAAAACAGCAGCCAGATCGCCGCGTTCTTGCAACGCCACGCCGATGCCAAGCTGGTTGAAACCGGCGATGCGCAACGGCCAGGGCGACAGAATATCCCGCATCCCGAGGACGGCGATGGCTTCTTTTACGCTAAGCTGATTAAAATGTAA
- the zntR gene encoding Zn(2+)-responsive transcriptional regulator, with amino-acid sequence MFKIGQLAKLAEVTPDTVRYYEKQGMMDHNVRTEGGYRLYTEQDLQRLRFIRYAKQLGFTLETIAELLSIRVDPEHHTCQESKSIVDARLSEVESKLAELTRMRESLKRLSDACCGTAHTSNYCSILEALEQGASDDKGKKGC; translated from the coding sequence ATGTTCAAGATAGGTCAGTTGGCCAAGCTTGCCGAAGTGACGCCGGATACCGTGCGTTACTATGAAAAGCAGGGCATGATGGATCACAATGTCCGCACAGAGGGCGGTTATCGACTCTACACCGAGCAGGATCTGCAGCGGCTGCGTTTTATTCGCTATGCCAAACAGTTGGGCTTTACTCTGGAAACGATCGCCGAACTGCTGTCGATCCGGGTTGATCCTGAACATCATACCTGCCAGGAGTCGAAGTCGATCGTCGATGCTCGCCTGAGCGAAGTGGAAAGCAAGTTGGCGGAGCTGACTCGCATGCGCGAATCGTTGAAACGCTTGAGCGACGCCTGCTGCGGCACTGCCCATACCAGCAACTATTGTTCTATTCTGGAAGCCTTGGAACAGGGTGCCAGCGATGATAAAGGCAAAAAAGGTTGCTGA
- a CDS encoding DUF1992 domain-containing protein produces MGLLDQWAERHILDAQDKGEFDNLPGQGQPLALDDDSAVPAELRAGYRLLKNAGYLPPALEDRKEALTVAHLLQGINSEHPDYVDLSKRMALLEHRLRQAGMSTDFLHGEYQRALDGKFTREEK; encoded by the coding sequence ATGGGGTTGCTCGACCAATGGGCGGAACGTCATATCCTTGATGCCCAGGATAAAGGCGAGTTCGACAATCTGCCCGGCCAGGGCCAACCGCTGGCGCTGGACGATGACAGCGCGGTGCCTGCTGAGCTGCGCGCCGGTTACCGTCTGCTGAAAAATGCCGGTTACCTGCCGCCGGCGCTGGAAGATCGCAAAGAGGCGTTGACCGTTGCTCACTTACTGCAAGGGATCAACAGTGAGCATCCGGACTATGTCGATCTCAGCAAGCGCATGGCACTGCTGGAACATCGGTTGCGTCAGGCTGGGATGAGCACCGATTTCTTGCATGGCGAATATCAGCGCGCGCTGGACGGTAAATTCACTCGGGAGGAGAAGTAA
- the rpsD gene encoding 30S ribosomal protein S4 — MARYLGPKLKLSRREGTDLFLKSGVRAIDSKCKIEQAPGQHGARKPRLSDYGVQLREKQKVRRMYGILERQFRNYYKEATRLKGNTGENLLQLLEGRLDNVVYRMGFGATRAESRQLVSHKAVMVNGRVVNIASYQVSPNDVVSIREKAKKQSRVKASLELAEQREKPTWLEVDAAKMEGVFKRMPERTDLSADINEHLIVELYSK; from the coding sequence ATGGCAAGATATTTGGGTCCTAAGCTCAAGCTGAGCCGTCGTGAGGGCACAGACCTGTTCCTTAAGTCTGGCGTTCGCGCGATCGATTCCAAGTGTAAAATTGAACAAGCACCTGGTCAGCACGGTGCGCGTAAACCGCGTCTGTCTGATTACGGTGTTCAGTTGCGTGAGAAGCAGAAAGTTCGTCGTATGTACGGCATTCTGGAGCGTCAATTCCGCAACTATTACAAAGAAGCAACCCGCCTGAAGGGCAACACCGGTGAAAACCTGTTGCAGCTGCTGGAAGGTCGTCTGGACAACGTTGTTTACCGTATGGGCTTCGGCGCTACTCGTGCAGAGTCACGTCAGCTGGTTAGCCACAAAGCAGTTATGGTAAACGGTCGCGTTGTTAACATCGCTTCTTATCAGGTATCTCCGAATGACGTAGTCAGCATCCGCGAGAAAGCTAAAAAGCAGTCTCGTGTTAAAGCTTCTCTGGAGCTGGCTGAGCAGCGTGAAAAGCCGACTTGGCTGGAAGTTGATGCTGCTAAGATGGAAGGCGTGTTCAAGCGTATGCCTGAACGTACCGATCTGTCTGCGGACATTAACGAACACCTGATCGTCGAGCTTTACTCCAAGTAA
- the trkA gene encoding Trk system potassium transporter TrkA — MKIIILGAGQVGGTLAENLVGENNDITVVDTDSGRLRQLQDKFDLRVVQGHGSHPRVLREAGAEDADMLVAVTNSDETNMIACQIAYSLFNTPNRIARIRAPEYIRESEKLFLPEAVPIDHLISPEQLVIDYIYKLIEYPGALQVVNFAEGKVSIAAVKAYYGGPLVGNALSSMREHMPHIDTRVAAIFRQDRPIRPQGSTIIEAGDEVFFVAASQHIRAVMSELQRLEKPYKRIMIVGGGNVGAGLAAKLEKDYNVKLIERNQQRAAELAEQLHDTIVFYGDASDQELLAEEHVEQVDVFIAITNDDEANIMSAMLAKRMGAKKVMVLIQRRAYVDLVQGSVIDIAISPQQATISALLGHVRKADIVSVSSLRRGVAEAIEAIAHGDESTSKVVGRIVEDIKLPPGTTIGAIVRGDDVIIANGNSKIEQGDHVIMFITDKKFVPDVERLFQPSPFFL; from the coding sequence ATGAAAATAATTATTCTTGGTGCCGGTCAGGTTGGCGGGACGCTGGCGGAAAACCTGGTGGGTGAAAACAACGATATCACCGTCGTCGATACCGATTCCGGCCGCTTGCGCCAACTACAGGATAAATTCGATTTGCGGGTGGTTCAGGGACATGGTTCCCACCCTCGGGTGCTGCGCGAAGCCGGCGCAGAAGACGCCGACATGCTGGTCGCCGTCACCAACTCCGACGAAACCAACATGATCGCCTGCCAGATCGCCTATTCTCTGTTTAACACCCCCAACCGTATCGCCCGTATCCGCGCGCCGGAATATATCCGCGAGTCGGAAAAACTGTTCCTGCCGGAAGCGGTGCCAATCGACCATCTGATTTCGCCGGAGCAGCTGGTCATCGACTATATCTACAAGCTGATTGAATACCCTGGCGCCCTGCAGGTGGTTAACTTCGCCGAAGGCAAGGTCAGCATCGCCGCGGTTAAAGCCTATTACGGCGGCCCGCTGGTCGGCAATGCACTCTCTTCAATGCGCGAGCACATGCCGCATATCGACACCCGCGTCGCCGCTATTTTCCGCCAGGACAGGCCGATCCGTCCGCAAGGCTCGACCATTATCGAAGCCGGTGATGAAGTGTTCTTCGTCGCCGCCTCACAGCACATCCGCGCGGTGATGAGCGAACTGCAGCGGCTGGAAAAACCGTATAAGCGCATCATGATCGTCGGCGGCGGCAACGTCGGCGCCGGCCTGGCCGCCAAACTGGAAAAAGACTACAACGTCAAACTGATCGAGCGGAATCAGCAACGCGCCGCCGAACTGGCCGAACAACTGCACGATACCATCGTGTTCTATGGCGATGCCTCCGATCAGGAACTGCTGGCCGAAGAGCACGTCGAGCAGGTGGATGTTTTCATCGCCATCACCAACGACGATGAGGCCAACATCATGTCCGCCATGCTGGCTAAGCGCATGGGCGCCAAGAAGGTAATGGTGTTGATTCAGCGCCGCGCCTATGTCGACCTGGTGCAGGGCAGCGTGATTGATATCGCCATTTCGCCGCAGCAGGCGACCATCTCCGCCCTGTTGGGGCACGTGCGCAAAGCGGATATCGTCAGCGTTTCGTCGCTGCGCCGCGGCGTGGCGGAAGCGATCGAGGCGATTGCACACGGCGATGAAAGCACATCCAAAGTGGTCGGCCGCATCGTCGAAGATATCAAGTTGCCACCGGGGACGACCATCGGTGCGATCGTGCGTGGCGACGACGTGATCATTGCCAACGGCAACAGCAAAATCGAACAGGGCGATCACGTCATCATGTTTATTACCGACAAGAAATTCGTGCCTGACGTTGAACGCCTGTTCCAACCGAGCCCGTTCTTCTTGTAG
- a CDS encoding alternative ribosome-rescue factor A, which translates to MTKYRHTKGQIQDNAIEALLHDPLFRQRVEKNVKGKGSYRRKEKHNKGGNWEASGKLSSDNLPLAFWF; encoded by the coding sequence ATGACGAAATATCGTCACACCAAAGGTCAGATTCAAGATAACGCCATTGAGGCGCTGCTGCATGATCCGCTATTCCGTCAGCGGGTAGAAAAGAATGTGAAAGGCAAAGGCAGCTATCGGCGTAAAGAAAAACACAACAAAGGCGGTAACTGGGAGGCCAGTGGTAAACTATCAAGCGATAATTTACCACTGGCCTTCTGGTTTTAA
- the def gene encoding peptide deformylase, with product MSVLQVLHFPDERLRKVAAPVKEVNADIQRIVDDMFETMYAEEGIGLAATQVDIHQRIIVIDVSENRDQRLVLINPELLEKSGETGIEEGCLSIPEQRALVPRAAQVKIRALDRDGKPFELEADDLLAICIQHEMDHLMGKLFVDYLSPLKRQRIRQKLEKMAKLQARA from the coding sequence ATGTCAGTCTTGCAGGTATTACATTTCCCAGACGAGCGTCTGCGCAAAGTCGCAGCGCCGGTAAAAGAAGTCAATGCAGATATCCAGCGCATCGTGGATGATATGTTTGAAACCATGTACGCAGAGGAAGGCATTGGCCTGGCTGCGACTCAGGTGGATATCCATCAGCGCATTATCGTGATCGACGTCTCCGAGAATCGCGATCAGCGCCTGGTGCTGATCAACCCGGAGCTGCTGGAAAAAAGCGGTGAAACCGGCATCGAGGAAGGCTGTCTTTCCATTCCCGAGCAGCGTGCGTTAGTGCCGCGCGCCGCGCAGGTAAAGATCCGCGCGCTGGATCGCGACGGCAAACCTTTCGAGCTGGAAGCGGACGACCTGTTGGCGATCTGCATCCAGCACGAGATGGATCACCTGATGGGCAAACTGTTCGTCGATTACCTGTCGCCGCTCAAGCGTCAGCGCATTCGTCAGAAACTGGAAAAAATGGCCAAGCTTCAAGCCCGCGCCTAA
- the smg gene encoding DUF494 family protein Smg: MFDVLMYLFETYIHNEPEMRVDQDQLTDDLAQAGFHRDDIYNALNWLEKLADLQEGQNAPYFMDADPLAMRIYTEEEGARLDAGCRGFLLFLEQIQVLNLETREMVIDRVMALDNAEFDLEDLKWVVLMVLFNIPGYESAYQQMEELLFEVNEGYLH, translated from the coding sequence ATGTTCGACGTACTCATGTACTTGTTTGAAACTTATATCCACAATGAACCAGAGATGCGCGTCGATCAGGATCAACTGACCGATGATCTCGCTCAGGCGGGGTTTCATCGGGATGATATCTACAACGCGTTGAATTGGCTTGAGAAGTTGGCTGACCTGCAAGAAGGTCAAAATGCCCCTTACTTTATGGATGCCGATCCGCTGGCAATGCGGATCTATACCGAAGAGGAAGGTGCGCGTTTGGACGCCGGCTGCCGTGGTTTTCTCCTGTTCCTGGAACAGATTCAGGTATTGAACCTCGAAACCCGTGAAATGGTTATCGACCGCGTTATGGCTTTGGATAATGCGGAATTCGATCTCGAAGATCTGAAATGGGTCGTGTTGATGGTGCTGTTTAATATCCCCGGATATGAAAGCGCCTATCAGCAAATGGAAGAACTGTTGTTTGAAGTGAACGAAGGTTATCTGCATTGA
- the rpsM gene encoding 30S ribosomal protein S13, giving the protein MARIAGINIPDHKHTVIALTSIFGIGKTRSQAICASTGIAENVKISELSEEQIEKLRDAVAKYTVEGDLRREITLSIKRLMDLGCYRGLRHRRGLPVRGQRTKTNARTRKGPRKPIKK; this is encoded by the coding sequence GTGGCCCGTATAGCAGGCATTAACATTCCTGATCATAAACATACCGTTATCGCCTTAACGTCGATCTTCGGTATCGGTAAAACCCGTTCACAGGCTATCTGTGCATCCACGGGTATTGCTGAAAATGTTAAGATCAGTGAGCTGTCTGAAGAGCAAATCGAAAAGCTTCGTGATGCAGTTGCCAAATACACCGTTGAGGGTGATTTGCGTCGTGAAATTACCCTGAGCATCAAGCGTCTTATGGACCTTGGTTGCTATCGTGGTTTGCGTCATCGTCGTGGTCTGCCGGTACGCGGTCAGCGCACCAAGACCAACGCTCGTACCCGTAAGGGTCCGCGCAAGCCGATCAAGAAATAA
- the mscL gene encoding large-conductance mechanosensitive channel protein MscL produces the protein MSMLKEFREFAMRGNVVDLAVGVIIGAAFGKIVSSFVADIIMPPLGLLIGGVDFKQFHLVLREAQGAVPAVVMNYGSFIQTVFDFVIVAFAIFLAIKLMNKMRRKQEEAPAAPPAPTAEEKLLTEIRDLLSQQQQPKL, from the coding sequence ATGAGTATGTTGAAAGAGTTTCGCGAATTTGCCATGCGTGGCAACGTGGTCGATCTGGCCGTCGGTGTGATTATCGGTGCCGCATTCGGCAAGATTGTTTCGTCCTTCGTGGCTGATATCATCATGCCACCACTGGGCTTACTGATCGGTGGCGTCGACTTTAAACAGTTCCATCTGGTGTTACGCGAAGCTCAGGGCGCCGTACCGGCGGTGGTAATGAACTACGGTTCATTCATCCAAACCGTATTCGACTTCGTGATTGTCGCCTTCGCCATCTTCCTGGCGATTAAATTGATGAACAAAATGCGCCGCAAACAGGAAGAAGCGCCCGCAGCGCCGCCGGCACCTACCGCAGAAGAGAAACTGCTGACGGAAATCCGTGATTTGCTGAGCCAGCAACAGCAGCCAAAACTGTAA
- a CDS encoding DNA-directed RNA polymerase subunit alpha codes for MQGSVTEFLKPRLVDIEQVSSTHAKVTLEPLERGFGHTLGNALRRILLSSMPGCAVTEVEIDGVLHEYSTKEGVQEDILEILLNLKGLAVRVQGKDEVILTLNKSGIGPVTAADITHDGDVEIVKPQHVICHLTDENAAISMRIKVQRGRGYVPASARIHSEEDERPIGRLLVDACYSPVERIAYNVEAARVEQRTDLDKLVIEMETNGTIDPEEAIRRAATILAEQLEAFVDLRDVRQPEVKEEKPEFDPILLRPVDDLELTVRSANCLKAEAIHYIGDLVQRTEVELLKTPNLGKKSLTEIKDVLASRGLSLGMRLENWPPASIADE; via the coding sequence ATGCAGGGTTCTGTGACAGAGTTTCTAAAACCGCGCCTGGTAGATATCGAGCAAGTCAGTTCGACGCACGCCAAGGTGACCCTTGAGCCTTTAGAGCGTGGCTTTGGCCATACTCTTGGCAACGCACTGCGCCGTATTCTGCTTTCATCTATGCCGGGTTGCGCGGTGACCGAGGTTGAGATTGATGGTGTACTGCATGAGTACAGCACCAAAGAAGGCGTACAGGAAGATATCCTGGAGATCCTGCTCAACCTGAAAGGGCTGGCGGTGAGAGTTCAAGGCAAAGACGAAGTTATTCTTACCCTGAATAAATCTGGCATTGGCCCTGTGACCGCTGCCGACATCACCCATGATGGTGATGTCGAAATCGTCAAGCCTCAGCACGTGATTTGCCACCTGACTGATGAGAACGCGGCTATCAGCATGCGTATCAAAGTTCAGCGCGGTCGCGGTTATGTGCCGGCTTCTGCCCGAATTCATTCGGAAGAAGATGAGCGCCCAATCGGTCGTCTGTTGGTTGACGCCTGCTACAGCCCTGTAGAGCGTATCGCCTACAATGTTGAAGCTGCGCGTGTAGAACAGCGTACTGACTTGGATAAGCTGGTCATCGAAATGGAGACCAATGGCACGATCGATCCTGAAGAGGCGATCCGCCGTGCGGCCACCATTCTGGCTGAACAACTTGAAGCTTTCGTTGACCTGCGTGATGTGCGTCAGCCGGAAGTTAAAGAAGAGAAACCGGAATTCGATCCGATCTTGCTGCGCCCTGTTGACGATCTGGAATTGACTGTCCGCTCTGCTAACTGCCTCAAGGCAGAAGCTATCCACTACATCGGTGATCTGGTACAGCGTACCGAGGTTGAGTTGCTGAAAACGCCAAACCTGGGTAAAAAATCTCTTACCGAGATTAAAGACGTGCTGGCCTCACGTGGTCTGTCTCTGGGCATGCGCCTGGAAAACTGGCCGCCGGCAAGCATTGCTGACGAGTAA
- the rpmJ gene encoding 50S ribosomal protein L36 translates to MKVRASVKKLCRNCKIVKRNGVVRVICSAEPKHKQRQG, encoded by the coding sequence ATGAAAGTTCGTGCTTCCGTCAAGAAATTATGTCGTAACTGCAAAATCGTTAAGCGTAACGGTGTCGTTCGTGTGATTTGCAGCGCCGAGCCGAAGCATAAACAGCGTCAAGGCTGA
- the rpsK gene encoding 30S ribosomal protein S11, with amino-acid sequence MAKAPVRTRKRVRKQVSDGVAHIHASFNNTIVTITDRQGNALGWATAGGSGFRGSRKSTPFAAQVAAERCADAVKEYGIKNLEVMVKGPGPGRESTIRALNAAGFRITNITDVTPIPHNGCRPPKKRRV; translated from the coding sequence ATGGCAAAGGCACCTGTTCGTACACGTAAGCGTGTAAGAAAGCAAGTCTCTGACGGCGTGGCTCATATCCATGCTTCTTTCAACAACACCATCGTTACCATCACTGATCGTCAGGGTAATGCTTTGGGTTGGGCAACAGCCGGTGGTTCCGGTTTCCGTGGTTCTCGTAAGTCCACTCCGTTCGCAGCACAGGTTGCAGCAGAACGTTGTGCTGACGCAGTGAAAGAATACGGTATCAAGAACCTGGAAGTTATGGTTAAAGGACCTGGTCCTGGTCGTGAGTCTACTATCCGCGCTCTGAACGCGGCTGGTTTCCGCATCACTAACATTACTGATGTGACTCCGATCCCTCATAACGGTTGTCGTCCGCCGAAAAAGCGCCGCGTGTAA
- the fmt gene encoding methionyl-tRNA formyltransferase has protein sequence MSDSLRIIFAGTPDFAARHLDALLSSEHQIVGVFTQPDRPAGRGNKLTPSPVKVLAEQHQLPVFQPKSLRPEENQRLVADLNADVMVVVAYGLILPQAVLDMPRLGCINVHGSLLPRWRGAAPIQRSLWAGDSETGVTIMQMDVGLDTGDMMHKIACPIESSDTSASLYDKLAQLGPQGMLTTLRQMADGSATREVQDEALVTYAEKLSKEEARLDWTLSAAQLERCIRAFNPWPVSYFTIDDQPVKVWQASVLAQSANAEPGTVVHADKHGIQVATADGILNLIQLQPAGKKPMSAQDLLNSRREWFTPGNRL, from the coding sequence GTGTCTGACTCTTTACGGATTATTTTCGCCGGAACACCAGACTTCGCAGCGCGTCATCTTGACGCGCTGTTGTCATCTGAGCACCAGATTGTCGGCGTTTTTACCCAGCCCGACCGCCCGGCGGGCCGCGGCAACAAGCTGACGCCAAGCCCGGTCAAAGTGCTGGCCGAGCAGCACCAACTGCCGGTATTTCAGCCCAAATCGCTGCGTCCCGAAGAGAACCAGCGCCTGGTGGCCGATCTCAACGCCGACGTGATGGTGGTAGTGGCCTACGGGCTGATCCTGCCGCAGGCGGTGCTGGATATGCCGCGTCTCGGTTGCATCAACGTACATGGCTCGCTGCTGCCTCGCTGGCGCGGCGCGGCGCCGATCCAGCGTTCGCTCTGGGCAGGTGACAGCGAAACCGGCGTGACCATCATGCAGATGGACGTCGGTCTCGATACCGGTGACATGATGCACAAGATTGCTTGCCCGATTGAGAGCAGCGATACCAGCGCCAGTCTCTACGACAAGCTGGCCCAGCTCGGCCCGCAGGGCATGTTGACTACGCTGCGCCAAATGGCAGACGGCAGCGCCACCCGCGAAGTTCAGGACGAAGCGCTGGTCACCTACGCCGAGAAACTGAGCAAAGAAGAAGCCCGCCTGGACTGGACACTGTCCGCCGCCCAGTTGGAGCGCTGCATCCGCGCCTTCAACCCTTGGCCGGTCAGCTACTTCACCATCGACGATCAACCGGTGAAAGTGTGGCAGGCCAGCGTACTGGCGCAAAGCGCCAACGCGGAGCCAGGCACCGTTGTCCATGCCGACAAGCACGGTATCCAGGTGGCGACTGCCGACGGTATCCTCAACCTGATCCAACTGCAGCCCGCCGGCAAGAAACCGATGTCGGCGCAAGACCTTTTAAATTCACGTCGTGAATGGTTTACCCCGGGTAACCGGCTGTAA